GTGGATCTTTTATTCACACATCAACCAACACTCGAATTGCTAGCTGGGGAAACCTAGATCATACACATATTTGTGTAGATGTTGAAAATCCTCTTTCAAAAGCAATTGCGTATTTAATAGAACCATTTTCGCAAAAATCTGAGCCCGCTTAATTAGCGGGCTTGACTCTTTTTTTAAAAAAGATTAAGATAATTGCAGAACATTTCAACTTAGATCACTGGAGGGAGAATGAATTTTAGAATCAACTTTATGCAGAACAACGCACACATCAAAACGCCTAAAGACGTTGAACAAAAACTAGCCGAGATTGGCATAATTAAAGAAGGTAGAAATCTTTTTTATAAAGGCAAGGAGGTCGGCACCTTTGCCGTCGCCGGTATTTTCGTCTTTCAAATTTGCGAAACCTCTCCTTATTTTTTAGAGATTCAAAATCTGTTAGATTCCTTTACTATCCCAACAGATACTAGTTCTCCTTAAGTCCAGCTCGTCTGGACTTTTTTATTTCAAAATCGCCTATTTTTAATCTTCTTAAATTTTTCAATGTCGCCGGATAACCAAGTCTTCGACCAATCTCTTCACCTACCGAACGCGCATAAGTACCCTTACTACATCGCATTTCTACTTTTAAAATATAATTTTCTTTTTCTTTAAAATAATCTAAAAGTTTTAAATAAAAAATTTCATTTTCTCTTTGGGGTGTTTTTATTTTAACTTTTTGGCGAGCGTATTCATAAAGTTTTTTACCATCAATTTTGATCGCTGAATAAATCGGCACAGCTAATTCAATTTTGCCTTTCATTTCTTGTAAAACTTTTTTAACTTCACTAATTAAAATTTTACTAACTTTTTTTTCGGCAATTATTTCCCCCTCCATATCACCGGTTTGAGTTTGTTTACCTAACAATATTTCCATTAAATAAGTTTTATCTAAATTTAAAAATTGGTTTAATTTCTTTGTACCGCTATTAACACCAATAATTAATAAGCCCGAAGCTAAGGGATCAAGTGTGCCAGCATGGCCCATTTTTTTTATATTTAACTTTTTGCGTAAAATACGAATTACATCAAAAGAGCTAATACCTTTGGGCTTATCAACAAAAAGTATATCTTCAATTGCTGAATTATAAAACTTTAATTTTAAATTTTTATTTTTGTTGAGTGATTTCATAAATAGCAATTCCAAAGGCGACTGAGACATTTAAAGACTCTTTAAACCCACGCATCGGAATAGAAATAATTTTATCAACTTGATTTAAAATTGTTTTAGACAAACCTGTTTTTTCATTACCTAAAATTAAGACAGATTTATTTTTAAATTTAAATTTTTTATCATAAAGTAATTGGCCACCTGTTTCTAAGGCTATAATTTGAAATTTTTGTTTTTTGAGTTCTTGAATAATTTTTGAAATTTGACGAGACTTTTGCCATTTAACTTTTTGCTCGGCGCCCAAAGAAGTTTTTAAAACTTTATAATTTTCTGGCGTTGGGCTATAACCGGTTAAAAAAATTTTATCTATTCCAGCTCCATCGGCCGTACGAAAAATAGAACCTACGTTGTAGGCACTACGAATATTGTGGCAAATGACATAAACTTGTTTAGACATTTTTAATTTTGACCTTGCCTTGTCTTAAAACTTTAATTTCTTCGCCAGTTAAATCGACTAAAGTTGATGGAGATGAATTTAATTCTCCCTGATCAACATAAAAATCAACTTGCTGGCCAAAATAATTCTGGGCTTGCTGAATATTTAAAGCCGGGGCTGAATTTTCTGGATTAGCACTCGGTGCCACCAATGGACCTGTTTGCTGAATTAAATCAATTAAATCTGGTTTATCAGGCAAACGCACAGCTAACGTCTGACTACCTCGGTGTAAATATTTAAATTCTTCGTTTGGACAATTTAAAATTACACTCACCTCGCCTGGCCAATATTTTTCTAAAAAATCTTTGTGCCATTTTTCCAATTTAATTTTAAATAAGTTTAAATCTTGAATTGAACTAATTAAAACAATTAAGGGCTTAGTTAAGTCCCTTTTTTTAATTTGATAAATTCTCTCAACACTTCGAGAATTTAAGGCACTACCCACTAAACCATATAAAGTATCTGTCGGTAAAATTCCAACCTGGCCATTTTTAATTTTTTGAATTATATCTTGCATGTTTATTTCCCTATATAATCCTTATAATCGTCCGCATCTTTCCAGGTTTTCCACGGAATAACAGGATGAACAGTTTTTCCGCCAAATTTAATAGATTGCTTAATAGCTTCCAAAGGATAACCTCCGTAAATATAAGCATTTACATATTGATACCACCATTTCTTGCCGTTTATGCTTATATTTGACCAAAAAAATCTATTATATTTTTCAACTCCAAAAAAATCAATCAAATAATCGGCTAATACTACTGCATTGTCTTGCTCAACTTTTAAATTACTAACCCTAGCAGTACTATAAATAAAATTACCTGCATAAAGTGTCTCTCTTATAATAACATCCTTCTCTGGTGTTATCCCCACAACAAACAACGAAGATGATAAATTTTTATTTTCGCTATTATTATAGTCTTGGTTGTCTTTATTCTCCTTATTTAAAATTTGGGGGTTGTCTAAATTATCAATACAATTTTCACTATCAATACCATCACTACTATTATCAATATTCTGATCAAATTCGTCTCCTTCTATGTTTTCTTCTTCATCCTTATTATTCTCATTATTTGTTGATTCTAAAATAGACGTCTGAGGC
The Patescibacteria group bacterium DNA segment above includes these coding regions:
- the truB gene encoding tRNA pseudouridine(55) synthase TruB, which gives rise to MKSLNKNKNLKLKFYNSAIEDILFVDKPKGISSFDVIRILRKKLNIKKMGHAGTLDPLASGLLIIGVNSGTKKLNQFLNLDKTYLMEILLGKQTQTGDMEGEIIAEKKVSKILISEVKKVLQEMKGKIELAVPIYSAIKIDGKKLYEYARQKVKIKTPQRENEIFYLKLLDYFKEKENYILKVEMRCSKGTYARSVGEEIGRRLGYPATLKNLRRLKIGDFEIKKSRRAGLKEN
- a CDS encoding TrmH family RNA methyltransferase, which encodes MSKQVYVICHNIRSAYNVGSIFRTADGAGIDKIFLTGYSPTPENYKVLKTSLGAEQKVKWQKSRQISKIIQELKKQKFQIIALETGGQLLYDKKFKFKNKSVLILGNEKTGLSKTILNQVDKIISIPMRGFKESLNVSVAFGIAIYEITQQK
- a CDS encoding L-threonylcarbamoyladenylate synthase, with the translated sequence MQDIIQKIKNGQVGILPTDTLYGLVGSALNSRSVERIYQIKKRDLTKPLIVLISSIQDLNLFKIKLEKWHKDFLEKYWPGEVSVILNCPNEEFKYLHRGSQTLAVRLPDKPDLIDLIQQTGPLVAPSANPENSAPALNIQQAQNYFGQQVDFYVDQGELNSSPSTLVDLTGEEIKVLRQGKVKIKNV